Proteins from a genomic interval of Leptospira kanakyensis:
- a CDS encoding FmdB family zinc ribbon protein, producing MATYDYHCHTCGKDFEHVQSMKDDALTLCLCGKNGSVERRISASAGIIFKGSGFYVTDYKKNSSTPASSSGDSGST from the coding sequence ATGGCTACCTACGATTACCATTGCCATACATGTGGAAAAGACTTTGAACACGTTCAATCAATGAAAGACGATGCACTGACCCTGTGCCTCTGTGGAAAAAATGGATCTGTCGAACGCCGCATTTCTGCTAGTGCCGGAATCATTTTCAAAGGATCTGGATTTTACGTAACAGATTATAAAAAAAATAGTTCCACTCCTGCTTCCAGCAGTGGTGATTCTGGATCCACGTAA
- a CDS encoding TolC family protein, producing the protein MEQRSWVSSTLILLVSVGLLAAESGDKGFTLSLQDAVKYAIENNREVMQARLELAKADTNLMKFEGKYSWRALSKAELDEKKFPFNQNNIFTGTKTQTTTYSAGLEKLFTTGTYFKLEAKSQRFDSNAFEDPNKTPAGFTALGLPPLYTDTLSVTIAQDLLKNAFGANERNMEKILENQTEIMREQMEDQVANKVVATLVDYWNYSVKESGYQTFEQLLKNTKNVRDLTIRKQGLGLSESFEVNQWNALLSQVEGQMAQAVAEKEEARRKLIRSLNLPEDTVFQKTSPLSETLPAKLDYQSDIDYAYKHRADFKAIVRKKENAELSMRTAKNEALPSLKAAGTYGYQAQNTISPQNNYTDKGAGVFSYQYPVMQGSLDLSYPIMDKGVKAGIRDAEIQKRQVSLEEADLTKAVSDDVKTRIDILKASFQVMENAKRTEEESKKYYNGVLRSFQQGRFNALAVKNALDTHVQDQLSLVRAKVDYNINLHRYYVAKNALFEEYGVERSKLLPENL; encoded by the coding sequence ATGGAACAACGTTCATGGGTTTCAAGTACATTGATTCTCCTCGTTTCCGTGGGCCTTTTGGCTGCGGAATCTGGAGATAAGGGATTTACACTTAGCTTACAAGACGCAGTCAAGTATGCCATAGAAAACAACCGCGAGGTCATGCAGGCCCGTCTAGAATTGGCAAAAGCTGACACAAACCTCATGAAGTTTGAGGGAAAGTATTCTTGGCGAGCCCTTTCTAAAGCGGAATTGGATGAAAAAAAATTCCCTTTCAACCAAAACAACATCTTTACGGGAACGAAAACCCAAACCACTACTTACAGTGCTGGACTTGAGAAACTTTTCACAACAGGAACCTACTTCAAATTAGAAGCGAAGTCACAACGTTTTGACTCGAACGCTTTTGAAGATCCGAATAAAACTCCTGCTGGATTTACCGCTCTTGGCCTACCGCCTTTATATACTGATACCCTTTCCGTAACCATTGCACAAGATTTACTGAAAAATGCTTTTGGTGCCAATGAAAGGAATATGGAAAAAATCCTTGAAAACCAAACAGAGATCATGCGCGAGCAAATGGAAGACCAAGTCGCAAACAAAGTGGTTGCCACTCTTGTTGACTACTGGAACTACTCTGTAAAGGAATCAGGATACCAAACCTTCGAACAACTTTTAAAAAATACAAAGAACGTTCGTGACCTAACCATTCGCAAACAAGGACTCGGACTTTCGGAAAGTTTTGAAGTCAACCAGTGGAACGCCCTTCTCTCCCAAGTGGAAGGACAGATGGCTCAGGCAGTTGCGGAAAAAGAAGAAGCACGAAGAAAACTCATTCGTTCACTGAACCTTCCAGAGGACACTGTTTTCCAAAAAACATCTCCACTATCAGAAACTCTACCAGCAAAATTGGATTACCAATCTGATATTGATTACGCATACAAACATAGAGCTGACTTCAAAGCCATTGTTCGTAAAAAAGAAAATGCAGAACTTTCAATGAGAACTGCTAAAAATGAAGCCCTTCCTTCTTTGAAAGCAGCAGGAACTTACGGATACCAAGCGCAAAATACCATCAGTCCTCAAAACAATTATACTGACAAAGGTGCGGGAGTTTTTTCTTACCAATACCCTGTGATGCAAGGATCTTTAGACCTAAGTTACCCTATTATGGACAAAGGTGTGAAGGCTGGAATTCGTGATGCAGAAATCCAAAAACGCCAGGTATCTTTGGAAGAAGCAGACCTGACAAAGGCTGTTTCTGATGATGTCAAAACAAGAATCGATATTTTAAAAGCATCTTTCCAAGTGATGGAAAATGCAAAACGCACAGAAGAAGAATCTAAAAAATACTACAACGGTGTTTTACGTTCCTTCCAACAAGGAAGGTTCAATGCACTGGCGGTCAAAAATGCTTTAGACACACATGTGCAAGACCAATTATCCCTTGTCCGAGCGAAAGTTGACTATAATATCAATTTACACAGATACTATGTTGCTAAGAATGCTTTGTTTGAAGAATACGGAGTGGAAAGATCCAAACTCCTACCTGAAAATCTTTAA
- the sucC gene encoding ADP-forming succinate--CoA ligase subunit beta, producing the protein MKVHEYQAKEILRRHNANVPFGKVIDTVGDFEKAYSEVVQKSPVVVVKAQIHAGGRGKGGGVKVAKTKEDAKAAAERILGMQLITPQTGEEGKKVLKIYLEQGLEIAKEYYLSILLDRAFRKTIIMASTEGGMEIEEVAETHPEKIIKIQIDPGIGIQGSQIRELAFALGIPAEAQKSFSALVNSIYNAYIKEDAALLEINPLILTKQNEIVAGDCKMDLDENALYRHPENEALRDISEEDPYEVKAKEYNLNYVKLDGNIGCMVNGAGLAMATMDIVKLAGAEPANFLDVGGGANPTTVENGFRLILSDPNVKGIFVNVFGGIVRCDRVALGIIEATKKVNVSVPVVVRLKGTNAEEGKKILNESGMNIVGVEGLREAADKIVSLIKK; encoded by the coding sequence ATGAAAGTCCACGAATACCAGGCCAAAGAAATCCTACGTAGACACAATGCCAACGTTCCCTTCGGAAAGGTCATCGACACAGTCGGTGATTTCGAAAAGGCATATAGCGAAGTTGTCCAAAAATCACCCGTAGTGGTGGTGAAAGCCCAAATCCACGCTGGTGGACGAGGAAAAGGTGGCGGTGTCAAGGTTGCCAAAACCAAAGAAGACGCCAAAGCTGCTGCTGAGAGAATTCTCGGGATGCAACTCATCACCCCTCAAACCGGTGAAGAAGGAAAAAAAGTTCTAAAAATCTATTTGGAACAAGGTCTTGAAATCGCAAAGGAATACTACCTTTCCATTCTACTCGATCGTGCTTTCCGTAAAACCATCATCATGGCTTCTACCGAAGGTGGAATGGAAATCGAGGAAGTTGCAGAAACTCACCCAGAAAAAATCATCAAAATACAAATTGATCCAGGAATCGGAATCCAAGGTTCTCAAATCCGTGAACTCGCGTTTGCTTTAGGAATCCCAGCGGAGGCGCAAAAGTCCTTCTCTGCTCTTGTAAACTCAATTTACAATGCATACATCAAAGAAGATGCAGCGTTATTGGAAATCAACCCCCTCATCCTAACAAAACAAAACGAAATCGTTGCCGGTGACTGCAAGATGGACTTGGATGAAAACGCACTCTATCGCCACCCTGAAAACGAAGCTCTTCGTGATATCTCCGAAGAAGATCCGTATGAAGTAAAAGCAAAAGAATACAACCTCAACTACGTTAAGTTAGATGGTAACATTGGTTGTATGGTAAATGGTGCCGGTCTTGCTATGGCAACTATGGACATCGTAAAGTTAGCTGGTGCTGAACCTGCAAACTTTTTGGACGTCGGAGGTGGAGCAAACCCTACTACTGTAGAAAACGGTTTCCGTCTTATCCTTTCTGATCCAAACGTAAAAGGTATCTTTGTAAACGTATTCGGTGGTATCGTTCGTTGCGACCGAGTGGCTCTTGGAATTATCGAAGCTACGAAAAAGGTAAACGTATCGGTTCCAGTAGTGGTTCGATTGAAAGGAACCAACGCGGAAGAAGGAAAAAAAATCCTGAACGAATCCGGTATGAACATTGTGGGAGTGGAAGGACTCCGTGAAGCGGCAGACAAAATCGTCTCCCTAATCAAAAAATAG
- a CDS encoding LpxI family protein: MAPKGRLAIIAGGGELPHIGMSEALAAGEDPLFLGLIESDFVPREHSARTIPVHITQVGKILKTIQKEKITRILMLGKVRKDLLFQKLKFDLKALAILARTINRNDYPIFLAIADEFEAMGVKVISQKIYLQSLLLPEGRYTPKKFSSQELKDIDFGMFYAEKMADLDIGQMVVVCDESVIAVEAVEGTDETIKRGGLYTKKKGDAVVCKSPKAKQDDRFDLPTIGIHTFQMMLESGCKTLCIREGETLVVDPKSAIEFATKHKLNFCVIGKSGSKVLNGNQKKIP, translated from the coding sequence TTGGCACCCAAAGGCCGATTAGCCATTATTGCTGGTGGTGGTGAACTACCTCATATCGGAATGTCAGAGGCTCTGGCAGCAGGAGAAGATCCTTTATTTTTGGGACTCATTGAATCCGATTTCGTCCCGAGAGAACACAGTGCACGGACAATCCCTGTGCATATCACCCAAGTGGGTAAAATTCTCAAAACCATCCAAAAAGAAAAAATCACTCGGATTTTAATGCTTGGAAAAGTTCGTAAAGACCTTCTCTTCCAAAAACTCAAATTTGATTTAAAAGCCCTTGCCATCCTTGCTCGCACCATCAACCGCAATGACTATCCTATCTTTCTTGCGATTGCCGATGAATTCGAGGCCATGGGTGTGAAGGTGATCTCCCAAAAGATCTACCTACAATCTCTCCTCCTTCCCGAAGGAAGATACACCCCTAAAAAGTTTAGCTCCCAAGAACTAAAAGACATCGACTTTGGAATGTTTTACGCCGAAAAAATGGCAGATTTAGATATCGGACAAATGGTTGTGGTTTGTGATGAATCGGTAATTGCTGTAGAAGCAGTGGAAGGAACCGATGAAACCATCAAACGGGGTGGTCTGTATACCAAAAAGAAAGGAGATGCGGTTGTTTGTAAAAGCCCAAAAGCCAAACAAGATGATCGTTTTGACTTACCCACCATAGGAATCCATACCTTCCAAATGATGCTCGAAAGTGGATGTAAAACACTTTGTATACGAGAAGGAGAAACTTTAGTAGTGGATCCAAAATCTGCAATTGAATTTGCCACCAAACACAAATTAAATTTTTGTGTTATAGGAAAAAGTGGAAGTAAGGTTCTCAATGGTAA
- the sucD gene encoding succinate--CoA ligase subunit alpha, with product MTVLVDANTRVVVQGITGKEGSFHATQMLEYGTKVVAGVTPGKGGQTWTSETGKTAPVRNTIKEAMIQDGANAAIIFVPPPFAADAILEGIFAEIPLVVCITEGIPTHDMLKVYSVLRNSKTKLVGPNCPGVINPLHKVKMGIMPGFIHTPGKIGIVSRSGTLTYESVASLTAAGLGQSTCIGIGGDPVPGMNHTEAVRLLNEDPDTEGIVMIGEIGGTSEEEAAAYIKAHVKKPVVGFIAGQTAPPGKRMGHAGAIISGGMGTATSKIAAMQDAGVSICAHIGEVGDKMKAALKK from the coding sequence ATGACTGTATTAGTTGACGCAAACACAAGAGTAGTCGTCCAAGGGATCACCGGTAAGGAAGGATCCTTTCATGCGACTCAAATGTTAGAATATGGTACAAAAGTGGTTGCAGGGGTCACTCCAGGCAAAGGCGGACAAACCTGGACTTCCGAAACTGGAAAAACAGCTCCGGTTCGTAATACCATTAAAGAAGCGATGATCCAAGATGGTGCAAACGCTGCCATTATCTTTGTTCCACCTCCATTCGCAGCGGATGCGATTTTGGAAGGAATCTTTGCTGAGATCCCACTCGTAGTGTGTATCACAGAAGGAATTCCGACTCACGATATGCTAAAAGTATATAGTGTACTTCGTAATTCCAAAACCAAACTGGTTGGACCAAACTGCCCTGGGGTCATCAACCCTCTTCATAAAGTGAAAATGGGAATTATGCCAGGTTTCATCCACACTCCAGGAAAGATCGGGATCGTTTCTCGTTCTGGAACTTTGACTTATGAATCCGTTGCTTCCTTAACTGCGGCAGGTCTTGGCCAGTCCACTTGTATCGGAATCGGGGGAGACCCAGTTCCAGGAATGAACCACACAGAAGCGGTTCGTCTTCTCAACGAAGATCCAGACACTGAAGGAATCGTAATGATTGGTGAGATCGGTGGAACTTCGGAAGAAGAAGCTGCTGCTTACATCAAAGCTCATGTGAAAAAACCCGTGGTTGGTTTCATTGCAGGCCAAACAGCTCCTCCAGGAAAACGTATGGGCCATGCCGGTGCGATCATTTCTGGTGGAATGGGAACCGCTACTTCTAAGATTGCTGCGATGCAAGACGCTGGTGTCAGCATCTGCGCGCACATTGGGGAAGTTGGCGATAAAATGAAGGCTGCCCTTAAAAAATAA